In Phaeobacter piscinae, one genomic interval encodes:
- a CDS encoding helix-turn-helix transcriptional regulator — protein sequence MSRSHRLFQVMQLLRQGGGPHTAAKLAQDLGISARSVHRDIATLREMGAIIDGEAGYGFTLIEDNALPPMGFRDTELEALVLGLREVQQIGDPELADAAAEALRKLQARLPNRQAHRLRHAVLSAYRFQRPQPPGIALADLRRATWDEVEVRLDYCDAKGAVTQRQVKPLGLVYFDRSTVLIAWCGLRDDVRVFRVDRIAGFEATDVSFRPHRVPMLRDALAQMRADRAACAPQADVEPDASEG from the coding sequence ATGTCCCGATCTCATCGTCTTTTTCAGGTTATGCAGCTGCTGCGTCAGGGCGGTGGTCCTCACACCGCCGCTAAATTGGCGCAGGACCTTGGTATTTCTGCCCGAAGTGTTCACCGCGATATCGCTACCCTGCGTGAAATGGGAGCGATTATCGACGGCGAGGCAGGCTATGGCTTCACCCTGATTGAGGACAATGCGCTGCCGCCCATGGGGTTTCGCGACACTGAGCTGGAGGCGCTGGTTCTTGGCCTTCGTGAGGTGCAGCAGATTGGTGATCCCGAGCTGGCCGACGCCGCCGCTGAGGCCTTGCGCAAGCTGCAGGCGCGGCTGCCCAATCGTCAGGCTCATCGGCTGCGACATGCGGTCTTGTCTGCCTATCGGTTTCAGCGTCCACAACCGCCGGGGATCGCCCTGGCTGATCTGCGCCGTGCGACTTGGGATGAGGTCGAGGTACGGCTGGATTATTGCGATGCCAAGGGCGCCGTCACCCAGCGACAGGTCAAACCCCTTGGCTTGGTCTATTTTGATCGCTCCACCGTGCTGATCGCCTGGTGCGGATTGCGAGATGACGTGCGGGTATTTCGCGTTGACCGAATTGCGGGGTTTGAGGCCACAGACGTCAGTTTTCGCCCTCATCGGGTGCCAATGCTGCGGGATGCGCTGGCTCAGATGCGCGCTGACCGTGCAGCCTGCGCGCCGCAGGCCGACGTGGAGCCTGATGCGTCCGAGGGGTAG
- a CDS encoding lytic murein transglycosylase: MQYDLGARRHIALTAAMFAALVATDASVAASPLPTATGPLVEIAASQPPQVSLRPTARPVTPSSVAATPLRPRIRPAQQTPTPEEPRASPATQRAFEAWIAAFSARARAEGLSQATLDRALAGLKFDTKIVQRDGNQSEFVTPIWTYLERAVSDARIDNGQAALREHAQTLARIEAKYGVDREVVAAVWGMESNYGTFRGERDIIRSLATLAFDGRRAAFFESQLIAALQILQAGDVTPEAMTGSWAGAMGHTQFMPTSYLAYAVDFTGDGKRDIWSDDPTDALASTAAYLKRFGWVKGQPWGLEVRLPTGFNYALADRKIAKSAQAWRQLGVTRADGGALPDHGKGALLLPAGAQGAAFIVYRNFAVIERYNAADAYVIGVGHLSDRLRGAGPIRASWPQDSRPLTSKERRELQQRLTGAGYGTGGADGRIGPKTRAALRAYQLAMGLTPDGYPSLSVLNRLR; encoded by the coding sequence ATGCAGTATGATCTTGGCGCCCGCAGGCACATAGCCCTGACAGCAGCGATGTTTGCGGCCCTTGTGGCGACCGATGCCAGCGTTGCAGCCAGTCCATTGCCCACAGCCACTGGACCGCTTGTTGAGATTGCGGCGTCACAACCGCCGCAGGTGTCCTTGCGCCCAACCGCCCGCCCGGTGACGCCATCGAGCGTGGCAGCTACCCCGTTGCGGCCACGGATACGCCCGGCGCAACAGACCCCCACACCTGAGGAGCCTCGGGCCTCCCCGGCCACGCAGCGCGCCTTTGAGGCCTGGATCGCCGCGTTCAGCGCCCGCGCCCGGGCTGAAGGACTGTCGCAGGCTACTCTGGATCGGGCGCTCGCAGGTCTGAAATTCGATACGAAGATAGTACAGCGTGATGGCAACCAATCGGAGTTCGTAACCCCGATCTGGACCTATCTGGAGCGTGCCGTGTCCGACGCGCGCATTGACAACGGACAGGCTGCCCTGCGCGAGCACGCCCAGACATTGGCCCGCATCGAAGCCAAATATGGCGTCGACAGGGAGGTCGTCGCGGCAGTCTGGGGCATGGAGAGCAACTACGGCACCTTTCGGGGGGAGCGCGATATCATCCGGTCGCTGGCGACGCTGGCCTTTGACGGCCGGCGCGCTGCGTTTTTTGAAAGCCAGCTGATCGCAGCCTTGCAGATCCTTCAGGCGGGTGACGTGACGCCAGAGGCGATGACCGGCAGCTGGGCCGGGGCCATGGGGCATACGCAGTTCATGCCGACCTCCTATTTGGCCTATGCGGTGGATTTCACCGGGGATGGCAAACGCGATATCTGGTCCGACGATCCCACTGATGCGCTGGCATCAACCGCCGCCTATCTGAAGCGTTTCGGCTGGGTCAAAGGCCAACCCTGGGGTTTGGAAGTGCGCTTGCCGACCGGGTTCAACTACGCGCTGGCGGATCGTAAAATCGCCAAATCCGCGCAGGCCTGGCGGCAGCTGGGGGTGACCCGCGCTGATGGCGGGGCCCTTCCGGATCATGGCAAGGGCGCCTTGCTGTTGCCCGCCGGTGCGCAGGGGGCTGCCTTCATTGTCTACAGAAACTTCGCCGTGATTGAGCGATATAATGCAGCGGATGCCTATGTGATTGGTGTCGGGCACCTGAGCGACCGGTTGCGTGGCGCGGGACCGATCCGCGCCAGCTGGCCGCAGGACAGCCGCCCCCTGACCTCTAAAGAACGGCGCGAGTTGCAGCAGCGGCTGACTGGCGCGGGCTATGGTACCGGCGGTGCGGACGGGCGGATCGGGCCGAAGACCCGCGCCGCCCTGCGCGCTTATCAGCTGGCCATGGGGCTGACCCCGGATGGCTATCCGTCACTTTCGGTGCTCAACCGCCTGCGCTGA
- the mutM gene encoding bifunctional DNA-formamidopyrimidine glycosylase/DNA-(apurinic or apyrimidinic site) lyase: MPELPEVETVRRGLSPAMEGAVIEKAAINRPDLRWPFPERMAERLTGRRVTALRRRSKYILADLDSGETLLVHLGMSGRMTVSGDPLGQFVHDHPQAQKHDHVVFDMDNGARITFNDPRRFGAMDLLETATADQHKLLAVLGPEPLGNSFHEEHLIAAFKGRNTPVKSALLDQGIIAGLGNIYVCEALFRAGISPKRKAGQIAALRVGALVPIIKDVLTDAIKAGGSSLKDFRQADGELGYFQHSFDVYGREGEPCRRAGCDGTIGRITQSGRSSFYCGKCQR; the protein is encoded by the coding sequence ATGCCAGAATTGCCCGAGGTCGAGACGGTGCGCCGCGGATTGTCCCCTGCGATGGAGGGGGCGGTGATCGAAAAGGCTGCCATCAATCGACCAGATCTGCGCTGGCCCTTTCCCGAACGTATGGCCGAACGGCTGACCGGGCGCCGTGTCACCGCGCTGCGACGGCGCTCCAAATACATCCTGGCCGATCTGGACAGCGGCGAGACGCTGCTGGTGCATCTTGGCATGTCGGGGCGTATGACCGTGTCTGGTGATCCTCTGGGCCAGTTCGTTCATGATCACCCGCAGGCGCAGAAACACGACCATGTGGTGTTCGACATGGACAATGGTGCGCGCATCACCTTCAACGATCCGCGCCGCTTTGGCGCTATGGACCTGCTTGAGACGGCCACTGCGGATCAGCACAAGCTTCTGGCGGTTCTCGGGCCGGAACCGCTTGGCAACAGCTTTCACGAAGAACACCTGATCGCGGCCTTCAAGGGGCGCAATACGCCGGTGAAATCGGCGCTTCTGGATCAGGGAATCATCGCGGGTCTTGGCAATATCTATGTCTGCGAGGCGCTCTTCCGTGCGGGAATATCGCCCAAACGCAAGGCCGGGCAGATCGCCGCGCTGCGGGTTGGCGCCTTGGTTCCGATCATCAAGGACGTGCTGACGGATGCCATCAAGGCGGGTGGCTCATCACTGAAGGATTTCCGCCAAGCTGATGGAGAACTTGGATATTTCCAGCACAGCTTTGATGTCTATGGCCGCGAGGGAGAGCCCTGCCGACGGGCGGGATGCGATGGTACCATAGGTCGGATCACCCAGTCGGGGCGCTCTTCCTTCTACTGTGGCAAATGCCAAAGATAG
- the ubiE gene encoding bifunctional demethylmenaquinone methyltransferase/2-methoxy-6-polyprenyl-1,4-benzoquinol methylase UbiE yields the protein MTQRSEDTTHFGFETVPESEKAGRVQGVFNSVASKYDVMNDVMSMGIHRIWKDAMMDWLSPRPGQRLLDVAGGTGDISFRFLKRAGYGHSTVLDLTAPMLEEGRKRAEAAQMADSLDWVTGDAMALPFKDNTFDVYTISFGIRNVTRPQEALNEAYRVLKPGGRLMVLEFSQLPNPAMQKAYDLYSFNVIPRMGQMIANDYDSYQYLVESIRNFPDQDTFLSMLREAGFANAKYRNLSLGIAALHSGWKI from the coding sequence ATGACCCAGAGATCTGAAGATACCACCCATTTCGGGTTTGAAACCGTGCCCGAGTCGGAAAAGGCGGGGCGCGTGCAGGGCGTATTCAACTCAGTCGCGTCAAAATATGACGTGATGAATGACGTCATGAGCATGGGCATCCACAGGATCTGGAAAGACGCGATGATGGACTGGCTGTCACCGCGCCCCGGTCAGCGCCTTCTGGATGTGGCCGGTGGGACCGGCGATATCTCGTTCCGATTCCTGAAGCGCGCGGGCTATGGCCATTCCACCGTACTGGATCTGACCGCGCCAATGCTGGAAGAGGGCCGCAAACGGGCTGAGGCCGCGCAGATGGCCGACAGTCTGGACTGGGTCACCGGTGATGCCATGGCGCTGCCGTTCAAGGACAATACCTTTGACGTCTACACCATCTCCTTTGGCATTCGGAACGTCACCCGCCCTCAGGAAGCGCTGAATGAGGCTTACCGGGTGCTGAAACCTGGCGGGCGGCTGATGGTGCTGGAATTCAGCCAACTGCCAAACCCGGCAATGCAGAAGGCCTATGACCTCTATTCCTTCAACGTCATTCCCCGCATGGGTCAGATGATCGCGAACGACTATGACAGCTATCAATATCTGGTCGAATCGATCCGTAATTTCCCGGATCAGGACACGTTCCTATCGATGCTGCGCGAAGCCGGGTTTGCCAACGCAAAATACCGCAACCTGTCGCTGGGCATCGCGGCGCTGCACTCCGGCTGGAAGATCTGA
- a CDS encoding DUF1801 domain-containing protein, translated as MTRPFASAEISAVFDQAPPGTREGLLRLRALIFDVAESDPDVGPVTETLKWGQPSYVAARAGLGTPLRLGRSNQARFALLVHCQSRVIDNFANRFPAWDRFDGTRGVLFNRVEEVEPLRHGWLIRHALTYHKSKAAADRARRDPDRFN; from the coding sequence ATGACCCGCCCCTTTGCCAGCGCTGAAATTTCTGCCGTTTTTGATCAGGCGCCACCGGGCACGCGGGAAGGCCTGTTGCGATTGCGCGCGCTGATCTTTGATGTGGCTGAAAGCGATCCGGATGTCGGACCGGTCACGGAGACCCTGAAATGGGGGCAGCCCTCCTATGTCGCGGCGCGTGCCGGGCTGGGCACCCCACTGCGTCTGGGCCGGTCCAATCAGGCGCGATTTGCGTTGTTGGTTCACTGCCAAAGCCGGGTAATCGACAATTTTGCCAATCGTTTTCCGGCTTGGGACAGATTCGACGGAACCCGTGGCGTCCTGTTCAACCGTGTCGAGGAGGTGGAACCTCTGCGCCACGGCTGGCTGATCCGCCACGCATTGACCTATCACAAATCCAAGGCTGCTGCGGACCGGGCCCGCAGGGACCCGGACCGGTTCAACTAG
- the ubiB gene encoding 2-polyprenylphenol 6-hydroxylase, which yields MRGPHNIIRLIRTGATFERTGAMNVVLDAFEAPKPLRILARTLGWPFKWLGYKGDPNMPPATRALTALGPAYIKFGQVLSTRPDVVGDDLALQLRVLQDKLPPFSRAEAMAQVEQELGQPVEQIYSEFSEPIAAASIAQVHRARLVDNEREVAVKVLRPGIERAFRKDVDAFYFAARIADLFAPGARRLKPMDVIKHFDGVVQGELDLRLESAAASEFAANTKDDTGFQLPQILWNHSARRVMTLGWADGLPLGDNAALDAAGHDRRVLAERVLSLFLRHALRDGYFHADMHQGNLKVAANGDIIAYDFGIMGHIDEYTRRVYAEILFGFIKRDYKRVAEVHFEAGYVPADRDVDEFARALRAVGEPIFGMDATHISMGRLLNYLFEVTERFGMETRTELILLQRTMVVVEGVARSLDPHINIWDSARPVVEDYIKKSIGPRAIVNDLMSTAKVMARFGPRLPALVEQALIAQTHDTDDRNRRSGKTGWVLPGLCGLGLGMAIAVAAAAFS from the coding sequence ATGCGTGGCCCCCACAATATTATCCGCCTGATCCGCACAGGCGCCACATTCGAGCGCACGGGCGCCATGAATGTCGTACTGGATGCGTTTGAAGCGCCAAAACCCCTGCGCATTCTGGCCCGCACCCTTGGCTGGCCCTTCAAATGGCTAGGCTACAAGGGCGATCCCAATATGCCACCGGCCACCCGCGCGCTGACGGCGCTGGGGCCGGCCTACATCAAATTTGGACAGGTCCTGTCGACGCGGCCCGATGTGGTGGGCGATGATCTGGCGCTACAATTGCGCGTGCTACAGGACAAGCTACCGCCGTTTTCGCGTGCGGAAGCCATGGCGCAGGTTGAGCAGGAACTGGGTCAACCGGTCGAGCAGATCTATTCCGAGTTCAGCGAACCGATCGCTGCCGCCTCCATTGCGCAGGTCCATCGGGCGCGTCTGGTCGATAACGAACGCGAAGTTGCGGTGAAGGTTCTGCGCCCCGGCATCGAACGCGCGTTTCGCAAAGATGTGGACGCGTTCTACTTTGCGGCACGCATTGCCGACCTCTTTGCGCCCGGTGCGCGGCGATTGAAGCCGATGGACGTGATCAAACATTTCGATGGGGTTGTGCAAGGAGAGCTGGATCTGCGATTGGAAAGTGCGGCCGCCTCCGAGTTTGCCGCCAATACCAAGGACGACACCGGGTTTCAGCTGCCCCAGATTCTGTGGAATCACTCCGCACGCCGCGTGATGACACTGGGCTGGGCCGACGGGCTGCCGCTTGGTGACAACGCCGCGCTGGATGCCGCCGGACATGACCGTCGGGTGTTGGCGGAGCGTGTACTGTCGCTATTCTTGCGCCATGCCCTGCGCGATGGTTATTTCCATGCGGACATGCATCAGGGCAACCTAAAGGTCGCGGCCAATGGTGATATCATCGCTTATGATTTTGGCATCATGGGGCATATCGACGAATACACCCGCCGGGTCTACGCCGAGATTCTCTTTGGCTTCATCAAACGGGACTACAAGCGTGTCGCCGAGGTTCATTTTGAGGCCGGATATGTGCCTGCCGACCGCGATGTCGATGAATTTGCCCGCGCCCTGCGCGCGGTGGGAGAACCGATCTTTGGCATGGATGCCACCCATATCTCCATGGGGCGGTTGCTCAACTACCTGTTTGAGGTGACCGAGCGCTTTGGCATGGAAACCCGGACCGAGTTGATCCTGCTGCAACGCACCATGGTTGTGGTGGAAGGTGTGGCGCGGTCACTGGACCCCCATATCAACATCTGGGATTCGGCCCGCCCCGTGGTGGAGGATTACATCAAGAAATCCATCGGCCCCCGGGCAATCGTCAATGATTTGATGAGCACGGCCAAGGTGATGGCCCGTTTTGGTCCGCGTCTGCCCGCGCTTGTGGAACAGGCGTTGATCGCCCAGACCCATGACACCGATGACCGCAACCGCCGGTCCGGCAAGACGGGCTGGGTGCTACCGGGTCTCTGCGGTCTGGGGCTGGGGATGGCGATTGCTGTTGCTGCAGCCGCCTTCAGCTAG